Genomic segment of Pseudomonas sp. DY-1:
AGAAAGCCCGAGGGGGCAGGTTCGGCAACCTTCAGGAGTCGAGCCAGCGGACGCGCGGTGGCGCTTTGCAGTACCACGGTGCCGATGATCACCAGGAAGGTCAGAGGGACCAGCAGTTGCGCTTGCTCGTGGCCAGCCTCGATCAGACGTAGGGAGAAAATCGCCGACACCGCCGCCGCGACTATCCCGCGCGGAGCGATCCACGCCAGCAGCGCCCGCTCGCGCCAATTGAGGCTGGATCCCCAAGTACTGACTGCGACGTTCAGCGGTCGTGCGATGAACTGGATCACTGCCAGTAACAGCAGAGTCGCCGGCCCCATGGCGATAAGGGCGGCGAAGTCCATGCGCGCGGCAAGGAGGATGAACAGTCCTGAAATCAGCAGCACGCTGAGGTTTTCCTTGAAGTGCAGGATCTGCCGTACATCCACGCCACGCATGTTGGCCAGCCCCATGCCCATCACGGTCACCGCCAGCAGCCCGGACTCATGCACCAGTAGGTTGGCAATGATGAACACCCCGAGTACCGCCGCCAGGGCTGCAAGGTTCTGCAGGTACTCCGGCAGCCAATGGCGCCGCATGACCACGCCGAACAGCCAGCCTCCAACAGCCCCCAGCAGGCAGCCACAGGCGATAACACTGGTAAAAGTAGAGAGGCTCGCGATCCAGCCGCCGTCGTCGCGGCTGACGATGAAGCTGAACACCACTACCGCCAGCAGCGCTCCGATGGGGTCGATGACGATGCCTTCCCAGCGCAGGATGTTGGCGATCGACGAGCGCGGTCGCACGACGCGCAGCATCGGAACAATCACAGTGGGACCGGTGACCAGGGTCAGGGTGCCGAACAGCAGCGCCAGTTCCCAGGAGAAATCCAGCAGCCAGTGCGTGGCGATCGCGATCACCGCCCATGTCAGAAGCGCGCCGACAGTCACCATTCGCCGCACCACGCTGCCGATTTCGCGCCATTCGGAGACGTGCAGGGTGAGGCTGCCCTCGAAGAGGATCAGTGCCACCGACAGGGAAATCAGCGGGAACAACAGCGGGCCGAACAGCGCCTCGGGGTCCAGTAGGCCGGTCACCGGTCCGCTGAGTATGCCGGCCACCAATAGGAAGAGGATCGCCGGCAGACGCAGGCGCCATGCCAGCCACTGGCTGAACAGCGCAGCCGCGCCTATACCGCCCAGGCCCAGCAAGATGTGGTGTTCGCTCATTGGAAGTCCTTGTCGGGGATGAATCGTATACAGCGCTATGAAAGACTAGCGTTTCGTACAGTCAAGGCCGCCATTCATGCCCGCGCTAGACCATCCCCTGATCGACCGTTTCCTCGATGCCCTCTGGCTGGAGAAGGGACTTTCCGAACACACCCGCTCGGCTTATCGCAGCGACCTCGCGCACTTCAACAGCTGGCTGGACGATCGCGGTCTGGCGCTGGATAAAGCCGGACGCGATCTCATCCTCGATCACCTCGCCTGGCGTTTGGAACAGGGCTACAAGGCACGCTCCACCGCTCGGTTTCTCTCCGGCCTGCGCGGTTTCTACCGTTTCCTGCTGCGGGAGAACCTGATCATCGAGGACCCGACCCTGCAGATAGACTTGCCACAGCTGGGGCGACCGTTGCCCAAGTCGCTTTCCGAGGCCGATGTGGAGGCGCTGCTGGAGGCGCCGGAGCTCGACGATCCCATCGGCATGCGCGACCGCGCCATGCTCGAAGTGCTCTACGCCTGCGGCCTGCGCGTGACCGAACTGGTTAGCCTGACCCTGGAGCAGGTCAACCTGCGCCAAGGCGTACTCAAGGTCTTCGGCAAGGGCAGCAAGGAGCGTCTGGTGCCCCTGGGCGAAGAAGCAATTGCCTGGATCGAACGCTACCAGCGCGAAGCGCGGCCCTTCCTGCTCGACGGCAAGCCCAGCGACGTGCTCTTCCCCAGCCTGCGTGGCGAGCAGATGACCCGCCAGACTTTCTGGCACCGCATCAAGCACCAGGCCCGGGTGGCCGGTATCGGCAAGTCGTTGTCGCCGCACACCTTGCGCCATGCCTTCGCCACTCACTTGCTCAATCACGGCGCTGACCTGCGCGTGGTGCAGATGCTACTTGGCCACAGCGACCTGTCCACCACCCAGATCTATACCCACATCGCCCGTGCCCGACTGCAGGAACTGCACGCCCGCCACCACCCGAGGGGGTGAGCCGGATCAGGCGACGCATGCGTCGCCCCGGCGAACGACCGGCCATGGATGGCCGGGCTGGGGTTGAACCGGGCAAAAGGGCGACGACAGGGGTGTCATGCACAAGCGCTGGACCTCGCGCATGCGTCGCCCCGGCGAACGACCGGCCATGGATGGCCGGGCCGGGGTTGAACCGGGCAAAAGGGCGACGACAGGGATGTCATGTACAAGCGCTGGACCTCGCGCATGCGTCGCCCCGGCGAACGACCGGCCTACGCAGCACCAGCCAGCAGCCTACGCAATCCGCCGGGCGTCAGACGACTGCGTGTTGGGCCTTCTGTGGTAGGCTTGAGCGGTTTCCGTACGTCCGCCGCTCGACAGGAGTACCCATGCGCGTGACCCGTCTTATCGCCGGCCTGGCCCTCGGCCTCGCCAGCACCATCAGCCTCGCCGACGATCCGGACCAGGCCATCCGCAAGACCCTCGATGCCCTGGAACTTGGACTGCCCATCGAATCCATCGGTGAAAGCCCGATGAACGGCATCTACCAGGTGCAACTCAAGGGCGGTCGCATGCTCTACACCAGCGCCGACGGCCAGTACCTGATGCAGGGCTACCTGTATCACGTGCAGAACGGCAAGCCGGTGAACCTCACCGAGCAGGCCGAGAGCCGCTCCATCGCCAAGGAAATCAACGCCATCCCTGCTGGCGAGATGGTGGTGTTCTCGCCCAAGGAGCCGGCCAAGGCGCATATCACCGTGTTCACCGACACCGACTGCGGCTACTGCCAGAAGCTGCACAGCGAAGTGCCGGAGCTGAACCGTCGCGGGATCGAAGTGCGCTACGTCGCCTTCCCGCGCCAGGGCATCGGCAGCCATGGCTACAACAGCCTGGTCAGCGTCTGGTGCAGCAAGGACCGCCAAGCTGCCATGAACACGGCCAAGTCCCGCGAAGAACTTCCGGCTGCGACCTGCGATAACCCGGTGGCCAAGCAGTTCGAACTGGGCCAGATGATCGGCGTCAACGGCACCCCGGCCATCGTGCTCGGCAACGGCCAGATGATTCCGGGATACCAGCCGGCTCCGCAGCTGGCCAAACTGGCCCTGGAAGCCAAGTAATCCGGGCGCCCAGCTTGATTGACCAATAAACAGCCGCTTCGTAAAGTGCGGCTCTTTTCCTCGGCCGGGGTACACCCGGCCGTTTTCGCAGTGATGATGGGGAGTTCAGCGTGAAGCCGGTAAAAGTAGGCATCTGTGGCCTTGGGACCGTCGGTGGCGGCACCTTCAACGTACTCAAACGCAACGCCGAGGAAATTGCCCGCCGTGCCGGGCGTGGAATCGAAGTTGCCCAGATTGCCGCTCGTCGCCCCAACCCGAAGTGTGAAACCGGCGCCACCCCCATCACCGCCGATATCTTCGACGTGGCCAACAACCCGGAAATCGACATCGTCATCGAGCTGATCGGTGGCTACACCCTGGCCCGTGAGCTCGTAATGAAGGCCATCGAGAATGGCAAGCACGTGGTCACCGCCAACAAGGCGCTGATCGCCGTGCACGGCAACGAAATCTTTGCCAAAGCGCGCGAGAAGGGTGTCATGGTCGCCTTCGAGGCTGCCGTTGCCGGCGGCATCCCGGTGATCAAGGCGATCCGCGAAGGACTCGCTGCCAACCGCATCAACTGGCTGGCCGGCATCATCAACGGCACCGGCAACTTCATCCTCACCGAAATGCGTGAGAAGGGCCGCGCCTTTGAGGACGTGCTGAAGGAAGCCCAGGCGCTGGGTTACGCAGAAGCCGACCCGACCTTCGACGTCGAAGGCATCGACGCCGCTCACAAGCTGACCATCCTTGCATCCATTGCCTTCGGCATCCCGCTTCAGTTCGACAAGGCCTACACCGAAGGCATCTCGAAGCTGACCAGCGCCGACGTCAACTACGCCGAGGCCCTGGGCTACCGGATCAAAC
This window contains:
- a CDS encoding sodium:proton antiporter — its product is MSEHHILLGLGGIGAAALFSQWLAWRLRLPAILFLLVAGILSGPVTGLLDPEALFGPLLFPLISLSVALILFEGSLTLHVSEWREIGSVVRRMVTVGALLTWAVIAIATHWLLDFSWELALLFGTLTLVTGPTVIVPMLRVVRPRSSIANILRWEGIVIDPIGALLAVVVFSFIVSRDDGGWIASLSTFTSVIACGCLLGAVGGWLFGVVMRRHWLPEYLQNLAALAAVLGVFIIANLLVHESGLLAVTVMGMGLANMRGVDVRQILHFKENLSVLLISGLFILLAARMDFAALIAMGPATLLLLAVIQFIARPLNVAVSTWGSSLNWRERALLAWIAPRGIVAAAVSAIFSLRLIEAGHEQAQLLVPLTFLVIIGTVVLQSATARPLARLLKVAEPAPSGFLIIGANPVAREVGKALQNLGSRVLLTDSSWENIRAARMDNLPTYFGNPTSQHAEAHLDLVGLGHLLALSPSSELNALACMHFRHDFSAQRRFTLPSGHESRRSEKHRAGETVRGRPLGNQPLTFPQFASYLAKGADVRTTTLTAAFGWEEYQALHGNRATLLLAQDPRGWVHLIGNPTDFVPEKDWTLVSLIETEAQPGVTADRTLAQTH
- the xerD gene encoding site-specific tyrosine recombinase XerD; its protein translation is MPALDHPLIDRFLDALWLEKGLSEHTRSAYRSDLAHFNSWLDDRGLALDKAGRDLILDHLAWRLEQGYKARSTARFLSGLRGFYRFLLRENLIIEDPTLQIDLPQLGRPLPKSLSEADVEALLEAPELDDPIGMRDRAMLEVLYACGLRVTELVSLTLEQVNLRQGVLKVFGKGSKERLVPLGEEAIAWIERYQREARPFLLDGKPSDVLFPSLRGEQMTRQTFWHRIKHQARVAGIGKSLSPHTLRHAFATHLLNHGADLRVVQMLLGHSDLSTTQIYTHIARARLQELHARHHPRG
- a CDS encoding disulfide isomerase DsbC N-terminal domain-containing protein → MRVTRLIAGLALGLASTISLADDPDQAIRKTLDALELGLPIESIGESPMNGIYQVQLKGGRMLYTSADGQYLMQGYLYHVQNGKPVNLTEQAESRSIAKEINAIPAGEMVVFSPKEPAKAHITVFTDTDCGYCQKLHSEVPELNRRGIEVRYVAFPRQGIGSHGYNSLVSVWCSKDRQAAMNTAKSREELPAATCDNPVAKQFELGQMIGVNGTPAIVLGNGQMIPGYQPAPQLAKLALEAK
- a CDS encoding homoserine dehydrogenase → MKPVKVGICGLGTVGGGTFNVLKRNAEEIARRAGRGIEVAQIAARRPNPKCETGATPITADIFDVANNPEIDIVIELIGGYTLARELVMKAIENGKHVVTANKALIAVHGNEIFAKAREKGVMVAFEAAVAGGIPVIKAIREGLAANRINWLAGIINGTGNFILTEMREKGRAFEDVLKEAQALGYAEADPTFDVEGIDAAHKLTILASIAFGIPLQFDKAYTEGISKLTSADVNYAEALGYRIKHLGVARRTDSGFELRVHPTLIPADRLIANVNGVMNAVMVNGDAAGSTLYYGAGAGMEATASAVVADVVDVVRALTTDPENHVPHLAFQPDSLSDHPILPIEACESAYYLRIQAKDHPGVLAQVATILSERGINIESIMQKEVEEQDGLVPMILVTHRVVEARVNDAIAALEALEDVVGSVVRIRVEQLN